Part of the Mauremys reevesii isolate NIE-2019 linkage group 4, ASM1616193v1, whole genome shotgun sequence genome is shown below.
AATGGAAGGTTGTGTGCATTTGTCATTATTGTAAAATGTAAATATATGAAATGCTAAGATGGtgcataaaataaaaacacaaaaaaatccaaatgaaaacaaaaatctgaaaCACTGTCTGGTGTCCTCTGgtcttttctctccttttttttgcccttttcctcCTTTAAATAACCTAAAAATATCTACTTTTTCTACTTAACTTTACTAAaagtaataaaaaaacaaaaaaatacaaaataattttcATTTCCCATTGATTAGGTGCATAAGACATTGGATTAGGTGTGGAAGATTTGTGGACAGACATTTTTTTGTTTCCCTTACCTTCTTGACTTGAACTTCCTGAGAGATTGAGATCATCTTTCTCTTCATTCTTCCTTTTCTCCCAAAGGTATTTGGGGATTTCAGCACATTCAGActtcctccacacacacagagacacaccaCCACACACCTTGGCTGCTGTGACAGTGGCTGGGTTAACAGCTGAGCTGTGCAGCGTCAGTCATCATCAATAGCAGCTGTGTCAGGTCATCCCCAGGTGTCAGAGTGTCAGCTCATCATCTCACCTCCTGGTGCCAATGCAACATGCCATTGTGCCATTGCTGTATGCACGTAccatagaagagaaaaaaaaaaaagatattcaaaaaaaaaaaaatctttcccctTCATCCCAGGCAGGCCACACCCCTGGCTGCTGGCTGACTGACTGCACCTGTGACCAACTGCTGAAGGTCAATAAACTCTTATTAGAAGTGTTTAAGTTTTTATTGAAGAGAGGAGGACTTTGAAACTTATTTTTCCCTTTCTGTTGTGACTGTAAATCCAGTGGTTCAtcttgtcacagttcagggcaacctCGCCTTTAttatttccctcccctcccagaaggGGCACCACAGCCAGCTCTCTGGCAGCCTCAGCCTCCACCTCTCTTTGGCAGCGACACACATCATTCTCTCTTCTCATCAGGGTGTTTCCACATAGTAGTTCTTACACACTGAATTTTTCCAGCAAAGCCAAAGCTGCCCCTGCCTTTTTTTCTCAGAGGCTATAAACATCGTATTTGCCCCACCTTAAGTCACCCACCTCTCTTCTAAAAAAAGTACATATATATTAAGGTAAAAAAGcagcacagaaaaaaattaaaaaaataaaaagatcctCCACGCATGCTAATAGGCTAACTGGAGATCACCTCAGCTCTGACACGGGCTCGGCCAGGTGAGCAGTCATTCAAAACCCCAAACAGAAGTTATTCTGTAGTTTTAAAATGGTAACACTCTTTGCTCAGCACAAGGACACAGTCTTATGGGATCTCAGTCCTTACAATCCTCCCCTAAGGATCGAGGCCTTCTGTGGACCAGAGGCCCTGTCCATTTGCTAGATAAGAAAGGAGGCtttgagtcagtttaaactcaggctatttaaccaaaagtcctttctttgtctcttgATCCCGGGAGAATCCcgtttgaaccagtatatgcaagTCTTTCCAGGTGGTGGGGCCTCTTAGGAGGAGTTACAATGTGAGTGAATTTGCCTTATCAGCCCCTGCTCTTCTGAGTGGTTCTCCCTCCCCTATGGAattacatacaatccctggcccacaagcaaacaaacaattcATTCAATACAACTGACTCCAGAGATACTGAACTTCATTCAATAAGGTTTGTGCAGGATAATGCAAGAAACTGCCATAATTGTCATAAAGTTAGGTTAAAAATACATATAATattgcccgggggcggggggttgcaCCTTAATTTTCTGCACTATTTTTTTCACTCAAAAATCCACTTTTGCAGAATCCAATTGTCTTTATTGTTTCACAACAAATATTGCAGGATGCATAGGAATAGTCACAGCAAACGGCACCTGTAAATGCACAGCAAGCACCATAGAATTCATAGCTTCAGAGGTGATGTGggggtgtgtgcgcgcgtgcaggATCacgtccccccccccatttgctgcttggcttgtactaaGCATGCTCCCCTGGACAGAGCTTGCTCAGTAAtcctgctgaagccagctgccctcactccCACCCGCCACACTTTTGGCAGGCACAGGTCATCTCTGGCTTCAGCAAACCACCTAATCACATTTATAAATGTGCACCAAGCACCCTAGAATTCATCGCTTCAGGAAAATACCCAGCCACATtgataaatgtacagcaagcaccacacGATTCTCAGCACCACCCCGAGCTCCAGCCACAGAGAACAGTCCAGCACAGAACACTAGCTACCcattaaagtgctctttcaaagccttcATCAACCACACGGCTTCTCATTGGGCtcctgtgtctggctgttcaaagtcCACAGGCAGCTGCTTCACCTCTGCCCTCTACCCTGGCGGCAGCTTTCCCCCCTTTGCCTGATGCATATTGGAGCAGGACACAAGCAGCTACATCCACTGGGATATTTCTCTCACTGAGATCCAAGCTAGTGAGCCATGGTACTCTGCAGGtcgggaaagaaagtccctgcctgcagctttctgaacagtgcTGCTTTCTtaaagatgtgtgtgtcatgcaccttccctgaccagcccacagggatgtcagtgaagcatccctgatgatccaccagtgcttgcataaccatagaaaagtagcctttTCTGTTGATGTCCTCTGTGGCAAGATGGTCTGGTAGCAAAATAGGGATACGTGTGTGGTCTGTGGCCCCACCACAGTCTGGGAGCCCCATTGCTTCAAATCCATCCAGTATGTCCTGCACGTTGCTGAGAGTCAGAGTCCTGCATAGcagatgattaatggccctgcgcACTTGCATGGCAATGGCCCCCACTGTGGATTTTTCAACTCccaaatgatttcccactgactagGAGGAAGCcagcgttgcaagcttccacaatCCGATTGCCACTCGCTTTTCCCACTGTCAGTGCAGCGCTCGTTGGGGGCGTCCCTGCGCTGGAGGGCTTGGGTGAGCTCAGCCCACAGATCCACGAATGGGCCCTTCACATCCAAAGTTCTGCAGTTTGCTTGTTGTCCTAAATCTGCATTATGATACGATCCCCGGAATCAGTGCTCCTCTCTCGGACCCAGAAGAGGTGTTCcatcatctgcagctgctccatgcaggCCACCAACAGCCATAGgtaccgactccgtgggtgctccagccctggagcacccacgatAAAAAATTAAGGGGTGTTcggcacccaccagcagccagctcctccccctctctctgcagtgcctcccacccaccagtagccctgctgatcaactcttcccccagtgcctcctgcccgctgcaatcagctgttccaccctgggtggagggggaggagcggggatggggcgcGCTTGGGTGAGGGGGCGGAACTGGGTggcaagaggcagggcaggggtgagggtttgggggaagggctggagtgggggttgagcaccccaaGGGAAAAGAGGAAGCCGGCGCCTGCGCCAACAACCTTGACTTGTTTTTTGTCATTGTGAGcggggtgcccagggcagccctcactggaaatgccaaaGTCAGGGccggctgcaaaagggagagcagatgctcacCAGTTTTGGGAGTAACACTGAAGCTAACCCCCCCagccagtcacaaactgtgcttctggtCCCCCACGCTGGTTATCaggaaacaaaaaaagaaatcagcccgtgccctttactgcattccagtctctggctcccaatcagcacctaagGCTGGTACAGTGCAAAGTTATtttaaactctgctcacatatacaaaatgttcttctgaccccaaaggctcagccacatcaccaggtcagtagaGGTTTcgatcttactcaaaatactacgCTGCCAGACAATCCTTCGGTATctaaaactaaagatttattataaagaaaaaagaacaaaaagagatGTGAAACGGTAAAACAGTCACATATATAcagagacttcaaagtccatatatcaggttcctagcagtattggtgagtttactgccttgaaagtccctctggagcACGTTcacacagctgggatgggtcattcagtccttgttCAGAGCTTCGGTTTGTAGcgaagttcctccagaggtaagaagcaggactgaagacaacatgaagatgcagctgccttttatagtatTTTCCCATGcggcctgtgcttcctttgttccaaacacaagctgcccagcacatggttTGAAAGCCCAGTTTCAttcataggcatgtccctgcatgccttgctgagtcataaggtgtatgTGCGTTCTCTCAATATGtcaattgtacagctgatggtccttaatgggccatcaagcaggcgaggcagtgctgatgccaaactgtctgGGGGTGTCGCTCAGAAGTAcaacacaagtttgaaatacagacatacCTACATACCTATAACTCTTAATACAAAGGGGATACAATCATCAGCTCTGGCAAATGATGACATTTTTgcagatatcttacatggcatatctggcaaAATTCATTGCCATTCTACAACATTGATATTCATAATGTCCTAAAGTGTCCCCTAAATTTCATGCAGCGTCACATGAAAAATTGATGCAGAAAGGGGTGTTCCTAGACACTGCTGAATGCAGCACAAGAATTTTCCATTTTTGGTCCTATATTATTACACTTCTGGTTTACATCACAAGAATTAGTGTACAACAGAAATAGTTTATcaaaatcatgcctgactaaatCCGGCTCTTTATATACAGCTACCTTCATTTTCTGAAAGTCTTCTCATCTGATGTTACTTTAGTATAGACATTAATGCTCTCAAGGGTGTAATTaccttggcatttagccatgacaGCAAtgtggtagtgtgcctcagtttccctttctatACAACAGACTAGATTTGTGAAGGTTTCTCTGCTGTGCCAAGTTTTACAATTGCTTAGAGGTATCAGTTGTAACGTTTCACTATTATACAGCTCTCTAGCACAGTGTGTTTTTAGGTATTATCCCCAGTATGTTTACAGGCTTTTTATCAAAGTCAGACACATTGTACCTTTTGACCGGGGCTGAGGTCAAAATCAAATACATTAGAAGGCTAAACCTTAACAGTAGCACCAAATTTGTTACAAGTCAGTGTTTATAAGTATCGTGGTCATACCATGCCTCTTGTCTCACTGAATCCCTTTGCTGGCTAGGTGTGTTCCCCAACTGCAGCCCCTCTGTGCTACGAGCATCTACACAGACACTCTCCTGCACGCCTGCTTGTggatccaccaccaccaccatcttagAGACTGGACTCTGTTTTAAAGAGATACCAAACAAATCCCAAGTGTCTAGAGATGAGCGTTTGCCTGCTCTCCCCGGCATCCTTGTAGGTTCAGTCATAaggctgttctgctctgaaaaaccAGTAACccactctctcctcagaccctgaGGCCCAGGCTGCTTACTCAGAGAATCAGCCTGGAGAACCTGCTGGCCAAGCCCAGCCACTTGGCTACAGGGCCGTTCAATTTCTCTaacaattcccccaccccaacctgaaACCTCCTCTCGGCGATCCACACTGGGACTTTCTAAAGCCAGGTCAATGGATGTAGACACTTCAGAAAGACCTTGGCAGTTAGGAACTGAATCCAGTCTCCCAAACAAACTGTTGCTTTCTCTATATAATGATTCACCCTGAGTTAACTCACCCACATCACTTTTACACCCATCAGTTGCAGCAAACTGTTTGGAAAAACTACCCTGAGGCTTCTCTCcgtaggagcttctctaagcaacAACCCCACTTTTTTCTGCTCTACAGAAGCGTTGCTCTGCGGAGCCACAGCAAACTCCTTCCGAGTTTCACGTACACCCAGAATCATCCCTGGAACATGAAGAGGATTTTCAGGCAATCTGCTACATTCCATGGTTAAAGGGTTGGAGGCCCTCTCTTTCCCTCGGCAGCTTTCCTCACTGGCAATATGCAGGTTACCACACACAAGCTTAGGAACACTTCCTTCCTGGGTTTCAGGTAAGTCCAGAACCACCTCTGCGAAAACTGAAATATCCATTCTAATAAAACTCTAGTCTAGTACCTGGTTAATGGGGAGGTGGGAGCATTTTAGGGCAGGTGCAGAGTCTCCCTGCTgtgcactggctgtggggagaaggGTGAGGTGAGAGCGGGCAGAGGTTTCCCCCCATCAAGCTCAAGGGTCAGGAGTCCCCGCCCCATGGGTTCTCTGGTGTTTCGCAAGAGACAACGAGTGAGCAAAGCGCTTCTCACACCGAGTGCAGGGATAGGGtcgctctcccgtgtggattctcagGTGGGTGGTGAGGCCTGACAACTGGGTGAatcttttcccgcactcagtgcagcAATAGGGTCTCTCCCCGGTGTGGATCCTCTGGTGGCTAGTGAGATGATGTAGACGGACAAAGCCTTTCCCACAGTCAGCGCAGCGATGGAGTTTCTCCcccgtgtggactctctggtgtcTAGTGAGATTTTCTAGACAACTGAATGTTTTCCCGCACTCGGCGCAGTGTTGAGGGGTCCCCccactgtggattctctgatgtctccGGAGACTTTGAGGgagactgaaacttttcccgcactcagcgcagcGATGGGGTCGCTCCCCAGTGTGTATTGTCCGGTGTCTAATGAGATATTCTTGCAGGTTgaatcttttcccacactcgTGGCACAGGAAGGGTCTCTCGCCACTGTGAATTCTCAGGTGTCTGGTAAGACTTGATGTAAATTTGAAGCCTTTCCCACACTGGTTACAGCGATGGGGCTGCTTTTCTGagtggattctctggtgtctgTTAAAGGTGGACGAATACATAAAGCACTTCCCGCACTCAGCACAggtatagggtctctctcctgagTGGATTCTCTTGTGGATGTTAAGAGCTGATATTTGGAAGAATCTTTTTCCACACTCAGCACAGCAATagggtctctctccggtgtggattctctggtgggCAATGAGATGGGATGCCCGGTTGAATATTTTCCCACATTCAGAACAGGGATGGGCTCTCTCCTTTCTGTGGATTTTCCCATGTGCTTTGAATGCCTTCTTTCTCCTGAAGCTCTCCCCACACTCGCTACAGTGATACAATTTATGTCTCTTATGAACCGTCCAGTGGTGGCCTATCAGGTCTCTCTGCATCTTGAATTCTTCCCTGCACAAACGGCAGGTATATAGGGTCTTTCTGGGCTCAGACTGTCCCTCTGCAGGAGGCTTTAGATGTGGCCTGGATCTCCTCTGATGGCTTTTTGGGGTTGCTGGCTCCTTCCTGGTCAGGTTCTTCCTCTGCCTTTGTGGCCTGCCCTGCCTCTTGTGGTGCCTTCCCCGCTCAGATTTCTTGGAATGGTTCTTCCCTGATGTCCCTGGGAAAGGCCTGGGTGACTCCCAGTTGGCAGGCCCTTCCTCAGGAGTCTGCCCCTCAGCTCTGCTCAGGATCCTCGCCCCTGCGTGGTgggagagagaattcagatgTTATTTTCTGTGCTGCTGACAAAGGGAAAACACTAATATTCCCAGCAGAGGGATAAGCCTGAGTCAGTCCCGTGCCCCTCCCCTCAGAGCAGGGTTGGCCCTCGTTACTTGAGTGCAAGAGGCCAAACTCCCAGGGACCcctgcactggggaaggaggagaaggtcAGTGTCCCATAGGCCCTGATAATAGCCCCCCAAAGTCAGTGTGAAAATCAGCCCCCACAATTCTCTCCCTACTCTGAGGCCCATCTCACTGGGGAGAACAGCATCACCGCACACCAGCAGTGACACCCTCTCCCAGGGGACACACAGGGAACACTCACACTGGGATGGATCCCAATGGCTCCGTATTCTATGGAAAATGGCGGAGGGGGAGAGACTGGGGGAATCTGCGTAAGGGGAGCGATGGAGTTTCTAGGGGAATGTCAGGGTGAGAAGCTGTAGCACTTCTCATGTCTGGGCTTCAATCCCTATTGTAATGCTCTGTGAGGGGAGAGTTTGCAGCTGATGGACGATTCCTGAAATGAGCTCTCCAGCTCCCACTGCTGGAAAGGGCAGAGCTGGTTCCCTACCTGCTCCCGGGGAAGAGCTTTGTGTGAGGAAGAAGCCCAAGGAGCTTTCAATTGCTGGCCAGTCCCAAGTCTCCTCTGCATCTGGAAAATCTGCACCAAGACAAAAGCTCTTTGGTTGACATCAAATGGACCAAATGAATATCACCAAGAGAAGCCCTTTCCCCAACATCATAAATGATGCATTAAATGGGGGCTTGATTTTCAATTTGTATTGTGGTGGCACAACTGAGTTTGCAGTTGCACAGCACCAGGCGCTGCACAGAGAGATCGTCCTGATGTTGAAGAGCTTATacacaaagggtgggagagaacCTGAGTCAAAGGAGTAACTTCCTATTGTAATAACTGGGCCCACAAATTGACCCTAATTGGCCATTTAATTGTAAACACTGTGAGAAAGTTTATAAGTGTTACAATATCCTACAACAAGAAATGTCAAGGGGAAAAGGTGCAAAATATAAACATGACGATGGAATTGGTCCAAACCAAAAAAGGGCTACTCGTATAAATCAGGGACAGTGTGAAAATTCTGGCTGGTAAACAAGATAAGTGTGGAACTGGACATTAACGAACCAAAATGCATAAGTTATAACTTAGGCCTAATTGGAGGGAAACCCAATGAGGGGCTGGGCTATTTTGCCCCTTACTTCCTTTTGGGGGGTTTCAAAAGAAAACACTTTGGGGGGGGAATAAAGGAGGGGAACTGAATGCAACCCTtgaaagcagcagcaacagcaggtgCATGTGAAAAACTGCTACGGCGAGCGATACCATCATGTAGCCACCCTGAACTTCTCTTGGGACCCCAGATCTTCTTCATCCTTATCCTAAGAAATGTCCTAACCAggctggagcagagagagggagCCGGAGAATACAGCCACCGTTACCAGCTCTGGGTAACTCCCCAAAATCACCGGGAATGTGAGACGTCGTCCCCTTCCCTCTCAAGCACCGTGAGTTCTTTTCCTTCCCcaacttatttcttctctttcctattctTCTCCCTCTGCTTTCTATTAAATACGAGTCTGGCTTAGGTG
Proteins encoded:
- the LOC120403191 gene encoding zinc finger protein 530-like, translated to MQRDLIGHHWTVHKRHKLYHCSECGESFRRKKAFKAHGKIHRKERAHPCSECGKIFNRASHLIAHQRIHTGERPYCCAECGKRFFQISALNIHKRIHSGERPYTCAECGKCFMYSSTFNRHQRIHSEKQPHRCNQCGKGFKFTSSLTRHLRIHSGERPFLCHECGKRFNLQEYLIRHRTIHTGERPHRCAECGKSFSLPQSLRRHQRIHSGGTPQHCAECGKTFSCLENLTRHQRVHTGEKLHRCADCGKGFVRLHHLTSHQRIHTGERPYCCTECGKRFTQLSGLTTHLRIHTGERPYPCTRCEKRFAHSLSLAKHQRTHGAGTPDP